One Desulfobulbus propionicus DSM 2032 DNA segment encodes these proteins:
- a CDS encoding CBS domain-containing protein has translation MQLFARDIMTKNYDTIYMDEPVEKAIKKILNAKVRPTGHKTVSLMVVDYDNGLVGTVSMYYILYHLRPSYLNYGIDGSELNWAGDLDEYIRAVKEKKVVQVMNDNVLSVPPDEPVMSILDRIIKNQLRRISVVDNGRLIGVIYMSDIFYHLFSE, from the coding sequence ATGCAGCTGTTTGCCCGCGACATCATGACCAAGAATTACGACACCATCTACATGGACGAACCGGTCGAAAAGGCCATTAAAAAAATTCTCAACGCCAAGGTGCGGCCCACCGGCCACAAGACGGTCAGCCTGATGGTGGTCGACTATGACAATGGACTCGTTGGCACGGTCAGCATGTATTATATCCTCTACCATCTCCGCCCCTCCTATCTCAACTACGGCATCGACGGCAGCGAGCTGAACTGGGCGGGGGACCTGGACGAGTACATCCGCGCGGTCAAGGAGAAAAAGGTGGTCCAGGTCATGAACGACAACGTGCTCAGCGTTCCGCCGGATGAACCGGTGATGTCGATCCTGGACCGGATCATCAAGAACCAGCTGCGCCGCATCTCAGTGGTGGACAACGGCCGGCTCATCGGCGTGATTTACATGTCCGATATCTTCTATCACCTGTTCAGCGAATAA